The following are encoded together in the Bos mutus isolate GX-2022 chromosome 3, NWIPB_WYAK_1.1, whole genome shotgun sequence genome:
- the ZFP69 gene encoding zinc finger protein 69 homolog isoform X1 — translation MLQQLLITLPTEASTWVKLHHPENAKEGTPLWEDVTKMFEGGALLSQDADETQGESLKDELTPGTPTTDSQELLTFKDISVDFTQEEWGQLAPAHRNLYREVMLENYGNLVSVAGCQLSKPSVISQLEKGEEPWMTEKEGPGDPNSDLKSKTETSASNAKCNILQEQLYHGMMMERFMRDDVIYSTLKKVSEYDDELEKHQDRHGRNVRQTIMTHKKRSQETYKFGKNIVSSNVVLEQRLRKCDTPRKRNKCKSDVINHPTSYIRVKTYECNICEKAFKQPIHLTEHMRIHTGEKPFRCKECGRAFSQSASLTTHQRIHTGEKPFECEECGKAFRHRSSLNQHHRTHTGEKPYICDKCQKAFSQNISLIQHLRTHSGEKPFTCNECGKTFRQIRHLSEHIRIHTGEKPYACTACCKTFSHRAYLTHHQRIHTGERPYKCKECGKAFRQRIHLSNHKTVHTGVKAYECNRCGKAYRHDSSFKKHQRHHTGEKPYECNECGKAFSYNSSLTRHHEIHRRNVFQNNI, via the exons cTCTGCTATCTCAGGATGCTGATGAGACCCAGGGAGAAAGTTTAAAGGATGAATTGACCCCCGGGACCCCAACAACAGACTCCCAG GAACTGTTGACCTTCAAGGACATATCTGTGGACTTCACCCAGGAGGAGTGGGGGCAGCTGGCGCCTGCTCACCGGAATCTGTACCGGGAGGTGATGCTGGAGAACTATGGGAATCTGGTCTCAGTGG CAGGTTGTCAGCTTTCCAAACCTAGTGTGATTTCCCAGTTGGAGAAAGGAGAAGAGCCATGGATGACAGAGAAAGAAGGCCCAGGAGATCCCAATTCAG acTTGAAGAGTAAAACAGAAACCAGTGCATCAAATGCAAAATGCAACATTTTACAAGAACAGTTATATCATGGCATGATGATGGAAAGGTTCATGAGGGATGATGTCATTTATTCCACATTGAAGAAAGTCTCAGAATATGATGATGAGTTAGAAAAGCACCAGGATCGCCATGGAAGAAATGTGAGACAAACCATTATGACCCATAAGAAGAGAAGCCAAGAAACTTACAAATTTGGCAAAAATATTGTGAGTTCAAATGTTGTTCTAGAACAGAGGCTCCGTAAATGTGACACAcctagaaagagaaacaaatgcaAATCAGATGTGATTAATCATCCAACAAGTTACATAAGAGTAAAAACCTATGAATGTAATATATGTGAAAAGGCCTTCAAACAACCCATTCACCTTACTGAACACATgagaattcatactggtgagAAACCTTTCAGATGTAAGGAATGTGGTAGGGCCTTCAGTCAAAGTGCATCCCTTACCACACACCAGAGAATCCATACTGGTGAGAAGCCCTTTGAATGTGAAGAATGTGGCAAAGCCTTCAGACATCGCTCATCTCTTAATCAGCATCATAGAACCCACACTGGGGAGAAACCCTACATATGTGATAAATGTCAGAAAGCTTTCAGCCAGAACATTAGCTTGATCCAGCATTTGAGAACTCATTCTGGAGAGAAACCCTTTACGTGCAATGAATGTGGGAAAACCTTTAGACAGATTAGACACCTTAGTGAACATATAAGAATTCATACTGGGGAAAAGCCCTATGCATGTACTGCATGTTGTAAAACCTTTAGTCATAGAGCTTATCTAACACATCACCAGAGAATCCATACTGGGGAGAGACCCtacaaatgtaaagaatgtgggaaagcctttaggCAGAGGATACACCTTAGCAACCATAAAACTGTTCATACAGGAGTGAAAGCATATGAATGCAACCGCTGTGGAAAAGCATACAGGCATGattcatcctttaaaaaacaTCAGAGGCATCACACAGGAGAAAAACCTtatgaatgtaatgaatgtggaaaagccttcagCTATAATTCATCACTAACTCGACACCATGAAATACACAGGAGAAATGTCTTCCAAAATAATATCTGA
- the ZFP69 gene encoding zinc finger protein 69 homolog isoform X2, producing the protein MLQQLLITLPTEASTWVKLHHPENAKEGTPLWEDVTKMFEGGALLSQDADETQGESLKDELTPGTPTTDSQELLTFKDISVDFTQEEWGQLAPAHRNLYREVMLENYGNLVSVGCQLSKPSVISQLEKGEEPWMTEKEGPGDPNSDLKSKTETSASNAKCNILQEQLYHGMMMERFMRDDVIYSTLKKVSEYDDELEKHQDRHGRNVRQTIMTHKKRSQETYKFGKNIVSSNVVLEQRLRKCDTPRKRNKCKSDVINHPTSYIRVKTYECNICEKAFKQPIHLTEHMRIHTGEKPFRCKECGRAFSQSASLTTHQRIHTGEKPFECEECGKAFRHRSSLNQHHRTHTGEKPYICDKCQKAFSQNISLIQHLRTHSGEKPFTCNECGKTFRQIRHLSEHIRIHTGEKPYACTACCKTFSHRAYLTHHQRIHTGERPYKCKECGKAFRQRIHLSNHKTVHTGVKAYECNRCGKAYRHDSSFKKHQRHHTGEKPYECNECGKAFSYNSSLTRHHEIHRRNVFQNNI; encoded by the exons cTCTGCTATCTCAGGATGCTGATGAGACCCAGGGAGAAAGTTTAAAGGATGAATTGACCCCCGGGACCCCAACAACAGACTCCCAG GAACTGTTGACCTTCAAGGACATATCTGTGGACTTCACCCAGGAGGAGTGGGGGCAGCTGGCGCCTGCTCACCGGAATCTGTACCGGGAGGTGATGCTGGAGAACTATGGGAATCTGGTCTCAGTGG GTTGTCAGCTTTCCAAACCTAGTGTGATTTCCCAGTTGGAGAAAGGAGAAGAGCCATGGATGACAGAGAAAGAAGGCCCAGGAGATCCCAATTCAG acTTGAAGAGTAAAACAGAAACCAGTGCATCAAATGCAAAATGCAACATTTTACAAGAACAGTTATATCATGGCATGATGATGGAAAGGTTCATGAGGGATGATGTCATTTATTCCACATTGAAGAAAGTCTCAGAATATGATGATGAGTTAGAAAAGCACCAGGATCGCCATGGAAGAAATGTGAGACAAACCATTATGACCCATAAGAAGAGAAGCCAAGAAACTTACAAATTTGGCAAAAATATTGTGAGTTCAAATGTTGTTCTAGAACAGAGGCTCCGTAAATGTGACACAcctagaaagagaaacaaatgcaAATCAGATGTGATTAATCATCCAACAAGTTACATAAGAGTAAAAACCTATGAATGTAATATATGTGAAAAGGCCTTCAAACAACCCATTCACCTTACTGAACACATgagaattcatactggtgagAAACCTTTCAGATGTAAGGAATGTGGTAGGGCCTTCAGTCAAAGTGCATCCCTTACCACACACCAGAGAATCCATACTGGTGAGAAGCCCTTTGAATGTGAAGAATGTGGCAAAGCCTTCAGACATCGCTCATCTCTTAATCAGCATCATAGAACCCACACTGGGGAGAAACCCTACATATGTGATAAATGTCAGAAAGCTTTCAGCCAGAACATTAGCTTGATCCAGCATTTGAGAACTCATTCTGGAGAGAAACCCTTTACGTGCAATGAATGTGGGAAAACCTTTAGACAGATTAGACACCTTAGTGAACATATAAGAATTCATACTGGGGAAAAGCCCTATGCATGTACTGCATGTTGTAAAACCTTTAGTCATAGAGCTTATCTAACACATCACCAGAGAATCCATACTGGGGAGAGACCCtacaaatgtaaagaatgtgggaaagcctttaggCAGAGGATACACCTTAGCAACCATAAAACTGTTCATACAGGAGTGAAAGCATATGAATGCAACCGCTGTGGAAAAGCATACAGGCATGattcatcctttaaaaaacaTCAGAGGCATCACACAGGAGAAAAACCTtatgaatgtaatgaatgtggaaaagccttcagCTATAATTCATCACTAACTCGACACCATGAAATACACAGGAGAAATGTCTTCCAAAATAATATCTGA